The genomic interval CATCTATTGTTCTTGTTCCTACTATAACATCGTTTCCCCAGATTTTTTCAAAGATATTATCTCTCGTAAAAACATGGTTCGGTTTTGAAGCAATTAACTTAAGTATTTCAAATTGTTTTTTAGGCAACGAAATCTTTTCATTATTCTTATAAATGACATATCCTGTTATGTCAATGCGATATTCTCCGAATGAAATAATATTATTTTCTGCTTCATCTTTTTTATATCGTTTTAAAAGTGCTTTTATTTTTGAAAGTAAAACTTTCGGGCTTACCGGTTTTGTAATATAATCATCGCCGCCGGCTTCAAAACCTACAATTTGAGAATAATCTTCGTTTCTTGCTGAAAGAAAAATTATTATTGTGTCATTATTATCAGGAAGTTCTCTTATGTTTGCACAGGTTTGGTAGCCGTCCGTAACAGGCATCATTACATCTAAAATTATTATATGAGGTTTTTTGTTTTTGACAATTTCTATAGCTTCATCTCCGTTTTTTGCCGTATATACGGTGTATCCTTCTTTTTTTATATTGTATTGCAGAATTTCTCTGACATCTTTTTCGTCATCAACAATTAATATTTTATATTCAGATTTATACATTCTCGGAGTTTTGCGGTTTGACTTTTCAGTAAAAATAATTGTTTTTTTTCAATTAAGAAATTAATCTTCCGTAACGTCCAAGAAGTCTCTGTATGCTTTAAACAAACTCATTATGTGCATACTAATATTTTTAAGCTCTTCTAAAATATTGAAATACAGCAAACTGTTTCTTACATTTACAACATCTGCTTTCACTCTTTTAACTTGTTTCCTGCGAGAATTATTAATAAGTTTTATAATATTTTCCATTTCTGCGTTTAATGAATCTCTTTGTTTAAAATCTTTTTTATCCATTGCTTTCATTATGTTTGAACTGAATATATCCATAGAGTTATAAATATTTTCCAGCTCATCTTTTTGTTCAAGAAGCAAAGGTCTGTGAGAATTAATAAAATGTTCGGCAATAGGTTG from Bacteroidales bacterium carries:
- a CDS encoding response regulator transcription factor, whose product is MYKSEYKILIVDDEKDVREILQYNIKKEGYTVYTAKNGDEAIEIVKNKKPHIIILDVMMPVTDGYQTCANIRELPDNNDTIIIFLSARNEDYSQIVGFEAGGDDYITKPVSPKVLLSKIKALLKRYKKDEAENNIISFGEYRIDITGYVIYKNNEKISLPKKQFEILKLIASKPNHVFTRDNIFEKIWGNDVIVGTRTIDVHVRKIREKTGIKNIKTIKGIGYKFED